Sequence from the Taeniopygia guttata chromosome 18, bTaeGut7.mat, whole genome shotgun sequence genome:
GGAAAAGTGCTCCTAGATAGTCTTCTAAAAGTGATAGATTTTTGTTTGCAAGGAGGATTACCAGAGGATGGCAGAGTGGTTTTTATGTAGGATTAcagcagtggggttttttttttttttgaggggcaGCAAGGAGGAGATCTACAGAGCATTTGGATTTTTCCAACAAGAAAAATTCCTTGATTGAAACACCTATAATCCAAGTTGTATTTTGCTTAGTTAATATGCTCTTCTCCTCATCCAGGCTGGTTTCTTTGCCTCCTTCCCTGCAGTACATGTACTAAAAATGATTTCACTAATTTGTTAACTGCCAGTGGTCATTTTTTAAAGCAGCCTCCACTTGCAGCTTTTCTCCAGCAAGTGTGGATGAGatgcttcagaaaaataaaagatgtgCACGGCCTTTGCCTTTATCCTGAATCCTTCTTTCCTGTTATCTGAATTCAGATCAAAGACAGTGCAACATTGACCAGAGATGTGCTTGAGCAGCATTTTAGTGATTTGAAAGGGACCCTGAAGAAGCTGCTGGATGAGCGACTGatgtccctgctgcaggaggtgGATGTCATAGAGCAGGAGAGCATCAAGCCCCTGGATGAGTGCCAGAAGCTGATAGAGCACGGAGTCAGCACGGCCGATGATCTGCTCCGGGAAGGTGAGGCAGGACCTGCTGCTGAGTCTTAGTTCTGCCTTCCAGTCTGGGTCTGTCAAAAGTCTGGAATATTCCCATTATTATCATCAGTGTGTTTGGCTCATTATCTCAAACTAAGTGTTAAGAATTAGATAGATGTAGTGAAGAGCTGATCATTATTATCTCCTTCAAATCTGTATTTCAACGTTTTGCTCCAATCCTAGAATGTACATAAGTCAGTGTAGCCTCTCCTAGAGGGCAGAAAGTACCTATTTGAGAATTATTTCACTGCAGAGACATTCTCTACCTCTCCAGGCTAGACAAAAAAATATGTCAGGctactttgaaataaaatatataaataataaaatataccACTATAGCAAAGTGTCTATTTTGGTGAAGTAAATTATGTCTGTCTTGCTGAAATAGCAGCTGAAATAAACACATTGTCCTACTGAGTGTGACTATATTTGCTGTTGGTGGGGAACATGAGGAATCAAATGGCCACTGTATGGGAAAAATTTCTCTAAAAAGTCTGAAGATGAGGCAGACAAAAATGGACATGTGGAATATTCCTGTAAGGGCCAGACTATACCCTGCTGATGCTAAATACCTCGGCAGAAAGGAATGTCACTCTTGCCTGTTTTCCCCAGGCTGGGGAACCTACTGGGAGCATGTCTGAGCCATGAGTGTGTTGGCAGTTTCCTTGCATTGTTCTCATGTCTCAACTTTAACTTTCTTTCAGTATGAGCTCAGTTCTGGGAGCTGAAGCACATTGAGCTGTGTCCCAGGGGTGGGAAAGCTCCCAGTTCCTCCTCAGCCCTGAGCTTTGTGCTGCTTGGGAGCTCAGTGCCTCCTGTTCACAGGAGCAGTGACCTGTTTAAGGATtaatttgttgggttttttctaccaccacagctctgggacagcTAGTATTCaccttgcttttattttaactcTCAGGTTACTGAATCAGCATGGTGGCAGAAGTTTTTGGGTGAAATTCTGTGGGTTCTGATGAGACGCTGACTCGCTGCAGTTCCCATTCCCCTGGGTGCTCTGAGCAGGAGCATcacccagggctgtgggcagggtgAGCATAGGctgcagctgaggcagagaggAGTTAAGGCTCCGTGGTTATTAAATCTGCTGCCAATTATGACGTGTGCTTTCCTTCAGAGATTTGTAACATGTGTAATCCTCCACTTGGAAAAGGACTGAGCTTGCTGAAGTTGTAAATTACCCTAAAGTCAGCAAACAGGAGACTGGAGCATATGTCTCTGTAAGATCAAGTGTGGATTCTACTTAATATGGAAAGCTTAGGAAAATACTTGTATTTATCTCCACACTTTAATGCATGGATTAGATTATTTCCTTCATCTTGACAGTAGTACCATTTTGATTCTAGCAAACAGAGCGATTGACTTTATCTCTTGCTTTTAACTGCCTGCTTTTTTATGTTCTGATCAGTGAATGTGCtttgattttttcttcatttaaagcTGGTGGAGAAGGGGATTAATAATCCTGATTTTTTGTCATCTGACCCCAGTTCTGCTCCTGAGACCTGAGGCAAATTATTACATCTGTTATGGGTGTGTCTACAGGTAGCTTTGAGAGCTTCAAAAGTTGCTAGATAGGTTTTATATTGTTGCCTGTAATTGTATTTTCTAGCTAAGACTAGCAAAAGTGCTGAGAGTGCTTCACATTTAATTGGTTGTTCCTGTCAGAACTGGTTATTCTTTGAAGCAAAGAATGCCTTCTGTGGATGTTGTCTCATTAggaatatttttgctgtttggTTGCAGGAGAGAGTGCAGTCGATGGAGATGTGGGACAACAGAATGAGAAACTTTGCAACTTTACAAAAAAAGCTTTACATATTCAGCTAGACAGGTAAGACACCAGCATTCTGAGGTGGTCTGAGGCAGTGACACATATGCCCTTCTTTGCAGGGGATTTTTCCTCTTTGGAAACAAAAGCTTTCTGCTCCATTGCCTCAAAAAACTCATTTGAGGTGCTGCTGTCCTGTTTGTTTCACAGATTTTCTTTGGGGCTGGCACTCACAGAATGGAGGGGGTTCTCACCCTCCATATATGCTGTGGAAATATAGGCTGTTTATTTGTGAAGGATGAAGCCACTCCCTGTGGAACAGCCTGTGTTTCAGAGTATTTGCTGACAAACAGTCTGGTTAGGGCTGAAACTCAATGTTTTCTGAGTCTTTTAAGTTCAGAGTGCACGTGCCAAATTTTGCAGCTGTTCTCTCTTTGCAAATCTGCACAGATTCAAGTGTATGGATGAAATATGAATTTGTAGAAGCTGGCCCCTCTCATTACAGCAAAATTTCCTTTCTCAGCTTACCAGAAGTGCCTTCCTTGGTTGACGTGCCTTGTTTATCTGCCCAGCTGGATGACTGCCTCCTTACTATactgaaaaatcaaatattcAGGCATGGAACTGTGGCATCCCGCCCACCTGTACAGCTGGAGGAATTTGTGGAAAAGCCTGGAGGTATTTTAGTCCGATGGTGTAAGGTAGGTGAAATATCCTGTGTGAAATTCCTTTAGACTTGagttttttctaaaaaaacccaaacaatccACTTTCTGAATTCTGTACTGCCTTCCAGGGACTAGTCCACTCCAGTGTGGAGTTAAAAACTTGAGAAGAGGTTTCTATGGTAACGGTGTCATTTAGAGATAAGGTACTCCAGTGATGGTGTGTGGCTGGTGCTGGGGTTTGTGTCTGCCTGCAGTGACACTTGCTGTAGCAGACCCAGGAGGAGGCTGGGCCTGCTCTGTTACGCTTTTACCCCTAAACACCTTTGTGCTCCTAGGGAGATGCAGTgggtagaaaaagaaaacattattatATTAGCTAGTCCAGTAGACTTTCTCTTCAACACACAGAAACTATTTTTGTGTAAACCACTGCTGTGGTCTGATGTGGTTTAGTTGTTGTTGGACAGCTCTGTGCTCCTTGGCAGCATCAAACAGACCTTTGTTGTTCCAGCAACAGCCGGTCATTGTTGGCCACCCTTCAGTTGTAAAGGATGTGGACTCAGGGTATTAAACCACAGGCACTGCTGTCAGGTGGGGTCTGATTTTGTCTGATGTACAAGAGTTACCTGAATTTGGTTGTGCCTGGGGGATaatggaggggtttttttgaggggcTGTGTGTGTAAGTATCTTTTGACTCAGAGATATCAAAGAACTGGAAATCATTCCCTGGAACAGTTTATGAAGGACAGCACTCATTTTCCCTTGCTGTTAAAAACTGGCTCAGAATTTCTTCTGCAAAGTTGTTTTTAGCTTTTGGCTGAAGGATCTTTTTATATCTCTACTAGAATGAAAAGCCATCtgttaaatatttcttcttctgtaGATATTTTCTAACTGTTATGCAATAATTCTGATACATCTGTTGGTTCAGACACTGGTGTTGGTTCAGACACTGATGTTACTTTCTACAAGGCACATTTTGTGCTCTGAAATACCTTGTGAGTCTGATCACCTGCAGCGCTGTGCTGGCATGTGCCCTCCAGAGGGgaaaggagaagcagagggGTCCCTTCTGACGCAGGGAATGTTTCTGCAGGTGGATGAAGATTTCGTACCCCAGGACTACCGGCTGCAGTACCGCAAGAGCGCTGCCAGCCCCTTTGAGGATGTGTACGTGGGCTCGGAGTCGGAGTTCATGGTGCTGCACATCGACCCGCACGTGGATTACCAGTTCCGGGTGTGCGCGCGCGGGGACGGGCGGCAGGAGTGGAGCCCCTGGAGCGTGCCCCAGATCGGCCGCACCACGCTGGTCCCCCACGGTACTGCTCAGCCCTggctccccaggggatggagctggcCCTGCTGTGAGGGTCTGTGTGACATGGGAGGAGCTCTCTGTCCTGCAATGCATTCTTGGCTTCTCTGGCTGAGGGACACTCAGTGAACCTTTCACAGGTGGCTCACTGCTTCCTTAGCCTTGGTAAGCACGTGagccagaaaaaaagcattattttttcttctccctcacCACAACAATAAGGATTTTTCATGACCTACAGCTCATAACAAGCTCTTAACGTGGAGAGAGGAAAACTTAAATTTTCTCTTCACTTACAGTTTCTAAGCACAGTGAGTGAAGGCTTTCCTTTTCTTACAATAAGACTTGGCAGGGATTACAGCAAAGAGTAAACTCCTGGTGAACTCTGAGCTAGAAATACTTCTTGTAATTgcaatttatttgaaaaataaatatctccATAAGAAGAAGGCAAAAACAGACCCTGTTTTTAACATAGCTTAAGCTGCATGAGGTGGACTAAGTAGGCGTTGGGACTGGCTTGATTTTGCACAGACAGGACCAAACTGAGGTTCAtgattttcttgcttttttgtttgttttctttgaagaaTGGACAACTGGTCTGGAGGGTTACAGCTTGAGCAGCCGAAGAAACATCGCACTTCGGAATGATTCTCAGTCGTGTGGTGTGCTCTACTCCAAAGCTCCTACTTATTTCTGTGGGCAAACATTAACATTCAGGCAAGTCCTTTTTGGGTGGCTGGTGCATCCCCTGTGAGCTGTCACGTCTGAGTTGTGTGTAAACCTGAGGCATGTTTCAGTTGTAAATCAGCTCGGCTCCAGTCAGGGTAGTGCCTCTATGTGACATCTGACCTTCCTTTAGTTCTGCTTCCTGGCTTTGTaggaaaacacctgatgtttttgtAGGACCTGCACTTATATAAAAGTGAGTGAACTCCTGAGGGATGGTAAAATACAGCTCATGCTGAGCAGATTGGTGGAATGTTGAACTTCCTGATGTTTTGTAGCAGCTGTTACTGGCTGAAGTCAGTGGAGCTTTGCCTCTAGTTCCTTTTAACCCTGGGTCACGGGTGCTTTCCTTCCCTGACTGTTCACTGGCTCTGAAGACTTTGGACATGAAAACACTGATGTGCTGTTGGGATGACAATCTGGCAACAATGCCTGTAACATGTGAGATAATTAGTGCTGGTCAGACTACTGCTTGAAACTGGCATTAGAAGATCCAGAGTGGAGAAGGGATTTTTCAAGCTTTCCATTTGACACAGAACATGATTAAAAACCTTGGCAGCTTTCCTGCCTGTCATCCTAtccctgagatgatgctgtttAACAGGGTATGAGGAATGTCCTTGTGGATATGTCTGTTGTGATTACAGACTTCAGAGACTCTGAAGCTTTGTTTAATCTGTTCCCTGGTTCAATAAAACTACTTGCTGTACAGCAGGCAGCCCCCACAGGCAATTGAAAAGGGCTCTTTATATTCTCATGACTTATTCCATGGTGTTTCATTTATCCCCTCCTGATCATGGATTATGTTAACTTTAGATGGTTGTAGTGTGAGGATGTATTCAGTTGCTCTGTCTGAGATGGATAAAAAGATCTAAAGCTTTCATTTGAAATCTGTTGCTAGATTTAACTTCTCTTGGCTCAGCAATGCCTGGGAAATTAAAGGCAGAACCTTGAGGTTTCCCTTGGTTCTCTCTCAGTTCAGtgctttttataattttttatttgtagtctatgaaaatgttttgcttcaCATTTTGGTTATGGACTTCTCCAAGAGGAGATTGTTTCAGGATGGCAGAACTTGAACAAGCACGTGTCCACAGGAACTATCGTGACACAAATCTTGAGATTGAAGACAACCTCAGAAATTTGTTTTGATCCTCTTCCAGGGTCCAAGAGTAGCTTCTTGTTTGGAAGTGTGAGAGATTTTCTTGGGCTGGGAGATGCAGTACTTGGTGCTTGACTTCCTCCAGCTGTTGGAACATGAGTTATtattctccagcagctctgtgttctctgtcttcaggcacaggcacagcttgTCAGTGAGCAGTGAAGTTGTGATAAACACAGTGCTTTGTATCTACACTTTAAAGATAAACTCTGGCCGTTGTGCTGAGGTGAAGCATTTGGCCAAGCTGTAGGAAAATACCACTGCTTTAGGTCAAGTCTCCTCCTGTTGCCTTGCAGCCTCCAGGGAGCTGCCCTTAGGGAAGGGAACATCTCTCCATCTCTCTAAAGCTCTGTTTGCTGTGGGGAGCCACGGTCCTTGTGGCCTGGCACACAGTGATTTGGGCTCACCCAGCAGATGCCCTGTGGTTTTCACACTTTGTCAGGAGCGCAGCACAACTCTGCTGACAGCTGAGGCTGAGGCAGCGCCTGTGGTGCCCCATGgatggagctctgtgctctgaggCTGATGGAAACTGCTGGGGTTCACCAGGTTCAGTGTCTGGGCTGCAGTGGCAGAGACAAGGTTTTGTTGTGCAGCAGTTTAGTTGTGCACCAAAATCAATTTGAAATCTCCTTCAGAGTTGCTTTACTGTGCAAGGCCATTGCTCTTTTAGTGGCATTCCCAGGGGACTGAAAAATTTATTAgagtgcaaaagtaaaacaTGGTTCCAATTTTATCTTTGCCTCTAAAAAGTTAACCCATTGTGTGCCAGTCCACTGCCCCCTTTAATTGCTGTTTCTTGAAAGTTTTGCTGaagttttcctttgtttgccAACAGCCACAGATCAGTCTGTTCTTTCTCTCAAGCTGCAATGAAAATAACAACTGCTTTACTTTCTAGAAAAGACCATCTGAATTTCCTGAGTCACTCAGGCTCTCTGTAAAGTAGGATTTAGCACCTTTGAGAGGTGGCAGTACATGAGAAAGGATTCAAGTCCAGAACAGCCCTTCAGTATCTGAACTGTGCAGCCTCACTCCTCTGCTGGGGCCCAGAGGGAACTGAGTCCCTGGCCATTTGCACaatttgtttgcattttcttcagAGGTTCTTTCCCCAGGCTAAAACTCTAAATACAGCTGAGCAGAGGCCAGACATGTAAATGCTCTTCTAGGCATTGCTTGGTTTGCACCAGGCTGATTTATTACAAAAGCCCAAACCAAATACACCCCCAAAGCAACACCCCATCCTCATTCTATTACAGCAGGCTATGCCAGGGTCCAAAAAACCTCTTTTAGTCATATTTATTAAATCCCTGCTGAAGCTACAGCTGTCTTGCCATAATCCTTGATGCTGACCAGTAGTGTGGCATAGCTGATGGTCCAGCTGAGCATATTGTATGCTTCAGACACCTGGAAGTCACTTCTAAGCTGTGACAGTGGAGAGTTGTATTAAATAGCACTAGAAGTTTGCAGGGTTTGCTTCATATTTTGTACAGATTAATTGAGTATTGCTCCGTGGCGCTCTTGGGAAAGCTGGTAGGAATTTTGTCATTCACCAGGGATCTCCCCAAAAGTTTGGATGAATTTGTTGAGAGCCCTGGAGCACAGTACAGGGGTCTGAGGGGTCTGGAGTGACTGTCTGGATTTCATGGTATGTTTTGATTTAAAGCTTCAGGTTTTGACTTAACATTTTGTTTGTTAGGATTGAGACCGTGGGGCAGCCAGACCGCCGGGACAGCCTGGGCGTGTGCGTGGAGCAGCGGAACGGCGACGACTCCCTGCAGCGGGACCAGGCTGTGTGCATCAGCACCAACGGTGAGTCTGAACCACAGagttcacagaatcaccaggttggaagagaccttaaagatcattgagtccaaccagccccaacacctcaactaaaccctggcacccaatgccacatttatttttgttttaaacacatccagggatggtgactccaccacctccctgggcagccattccaaaactttatcaccctttctgtaaaaaactttcctaatatccaacctcaATTTCCCTTGATGCAGCTTAAGGCTGtatcctctggttctgtcattGCTGCTTGgtgaaagagaccaaccccacctggccacagccacctttcagggagttgtagagagtgataaggtcacccctgagtctcttttctccaggctgaatacccccagctcccacagttgttcctcacagggtttgtgtccccagcccctctccagccttgttgcctcctctggatggGCTCAAGGgcctcaatgtccttcccaaactgaggggccagaactggagacagcactcaaggtgtgccctcaccagtgccgagtaTATGGGAAggatgacctccctgctcctgctggccacactgttcTGATACAGGCAGgaattttccttcccaaaacccACAGCCCCTGGCTCTTTAGATCCCTGCATTACATATGAGCAACTTTCATGTATGTGCTGCTCGTGCAGTTAAAAATCCTTGGTGAGATCACAGATCTCCTGTTCCTGCCCACAGTTATTGCAACCTGTTCCATGTGACAAGACAAGTGTAGCAGGGTTACTTCCCTATTTGCCTGCAAAAAAATAGAGATATGTGGTCTTACCCGTTAGTATGtacagaaaatgagaaatattgtTAGATCTGCTGACTGTTTCAGGGGCAGTATTTGTAAATGGAAAAGAGATGACAAACCAGTTGCCTGCTGTTACTTCTGGCTCGACTGTGACATTTGACATGGAAGTTGTGCAGTTGGGACCCTGCAGCAACGAGGGAGGAAACTTCAAGCTTCGAGTAACCATCAGCTCTAACAACAGAGAAGTGGTCTTTGACTGGGTACTTGATCAGTGCTGTGGCTCTTTGTATTTTGGATGTTCATTTTCATACCCAGGCTGGAAGGTTTTGGTCTTTTAGCAGTGAGTAAAgggaattttttcttcttgctgtaaGGTGTAATGTTAAAAGCTGAATTTCCAGCTGTTTGACAACAATCTGGTAAAAAACCCCTGTCTTTATAGTACTTGAACTCCACTATATTGTACTTCGTACTGGATTCATTTAAACAATAATTGTGAAAAATTGGATTTGTTACTCTGGAAAAAGCTAGAAACAAGCATTTGTGTAGGCAAATTAATTTAAGCAGTCCATCAgacctttcccttttttcctctagACTTGATTTTTGTCAGTATTTCATTGTACTCGTCTCAGGGTACGCACGTTGTGTAGAATTAACTTTGCttaaagctgctgctctgtgaaaTAAGTGTTTTAGGGGTGGTAATGGACCAAAGTTGTATTTATACCACTCAGAGCACAGTATTTAGAGCAGTGAGGTCCTGCTATGCATCCTCATGCACGATGCTGCCTTAGGAGTCTGCGTGGGCAGCGGCCCCGCCGCAGCAGCCGCTCAC
This genomic interval carries:
- the CRLF3 gene encoding cytokine receptor-like factor 3 isoform X1; this translates as MEAAAAEAEVRLLLQEARESIEAARSYRRELQQRLRGLHQAREQIKDSATLTRDVLEQHFSDLKGTLKKLLDERLMSLLQEVDVIEQESIKPLDECQKLIEHGVSTADDLLREGESAVDGDVGQQNEKLCNFTKKALHIQLDSLPEVPSLVDVPCLSAQLDDCLLTILKNQIFRHGTVASRPPVQLEEFVEKPGGILVRWCKVDEDFVPQDYRLQYRKSAASPFEDVYVGSESEFMVLHIDPHVDYQFRVCARGDGRQEWSPWSVPQIGRTTLVPHEWTTGLEGYSLSSRRNIALRNDSQSCGVLYSKAPTYFCGQTLTFRIETVGQPDRRDSLGVCVEQRNGDDSLQRDQAVCISTNGAVFVNGKEMTNQLPAVTSGSTVTFDMEVVQLGPCSNEGGNFKLRVTISSNNREVVFDWVLDQCCGSLYFGCSFSYPGWKVLVF
- the CRLF3 gene encoding cytokine receptor-like factor 3 isoform X2, with translation MEAAAAEAEIKDSATLTRDVLEQHFSDLKGTLKKLLDERLMSLLQEVDVIEQESIKPLDECQKLIEHGVSTADDLLREGESAVDGDVGQQNEKLCNFTKKALHIQLDSLPEVPSLVDVPCLSAQLDDCLLTILKNQIFRHGTVASRPPVQLEEFVEKPGGILVRWCKVDEDFVPQDYRLQYRKSAASPFEDVYVGSESEFMVLHIDPHVDYQFRVCARGDGRQEWSPWSVPQIGRTTLVPHEWTTGLEGYSLSSRRNIALRNDSQSCGVLYSKAPTYFCGQTLTFRIETVGQPDRRDSLGVCVEQRNGDDSLQRDQAVCISTNGAVFVNGKEMTNQLPAVTSGSTVTFDMEVVQLGPCSNEGGNFKLRVTISSNNREVVFDWVLDQCCGSLYFGCSFSYPGWKVLVF